The following nucleotide sequence is from Pelecanus crispus isolate bPelCri1 chromosome 31, bPelCri1.pri, whole genome shotgun sequence.
acccccccacccccaaaatgccccccccccgctctcCAATGCCCCTCAGGCCCCCTTAAATACCCCCACCGTGCCCCCCAGATGTGCACCTACCCTCCCAGCCCCCACAAAATGCCCCCCGACCCCCAAATtatgcccccccagccccactcactGGCCAGCTCATCGGTGAGGTTCAGTCCCAGCTCATCCAGCACTTGTGACACCACTGCGTCGCTGCGGGGGACAAGGGGGTCAGGGGTCACGCTGGGACCCCCCACATGTCCCCTGACCCCCCCTCAGTGTCCCCTGACCTGCTCTGTCTCCACCCAGGATGTCCCCAACCTTCCCGGTGTCCCATATCCCTTGcgtgtccccagccctccccagcccacccagggtgtccccatgtgtccccccatgtcctgagcccccgtgtcccccccttcccgtcccctcctgcccacTGTGTCCCCACGTCCTTGCCCCACCATGCCCTCGTCCTCCCTGTTCTCCGtgtcccccacatccccattcTACCGTGTCCCCCTCCCATGTGTCCTCCCCATGACCCCCACCCCATGCTCCTGTCCCCCATGTCACCCAAATGCCTGTATCCATGACCCCAATGTCCCTGAGTCTCTGTCCTCTCgtgtcccccaccccaccacgTCCCCTTCTCATGTCTTTCTCTGTGACCCCCCGCCATGTTCTCAACCCCAACCACGTCCTCGTCCCATCACGCCctgccctgtgtccccaccaTGTCCCCGGCCCACCGCAGCCATGTTCCCTCATGTCCATGTCCTGCCAGGTCTACATCCCATCACGACCCTCCCTTTCTGTTCCCCCGCACTCCCACGTCCCTGAGCCAAATGTCCTCGTCCCCCCATGTCCCATTCCACCATGTTCTCCTCTCCCTTGTCCCCTGGTGTCCCCTATCTCCCACATCCCCATCTCCTCGGTCCTTGTCCCACCACATCCTTCTCCCACGCATCCCACCCACACCCTCCACCCCAGTGTCCCCGTCCCCCACAACCCCCTCTCCCCACTGTGCCCACATCCCTGTTCCTCCTGTGtcccccacctctcctcctcatcATCCTCGTCCCCCATGGCATCATCGATGGCGTCATTCATCAGCTCCTCTTTCATGTCCATAATCTCTGCCTGCTTCTCAAACTCCATCATGATCTTCTGGATCTGCGGCAGCTTCAgctgtggggacagagcagcacagcacgtggcacacagggacatggggatgtcCCCATGGCCATGTTGGGCATTTCATGGTGGCTACAGCCTTGGGTACGTCACCACAGCCACCTTGGGTGGTTTGCAGTGGCTACAGTCTTGGGGACATCCCTATGCCCACCTCAAGTGCTTTCTGGTGGCCACAGCCTTAGGCACGTCCCCTGGGGCAGCTCATGGTTGCCACAGTCTCACGGACATCTTCATGGCCACCCCAAGCAGCTTGTGATGGCCGCAGCCACAGGAATgcccccctgcagcagctggtggtAGCCATGCTCTTGGGGACGCCTTCATGGGCAGCCCAGGGCAACCTGTGGTGGCCACAGCCTTGGGGGTCTCCCCTGGGGCAGTGTGTGGTGGCCACAGTCTTTGGGATGTTCTCACAGCCACTGCAGGGCAGCTCATGGTGGCCACGTTCTCAAGGACATCACCATGGCCACCCCAGGGCAGCCCACAGTGGTCACAGCCTTAGGGACATCCCCATGGGCACCCACCTGCCGGTTCATGGTAGCCATGGCCTTGGTGACGCCCTTCATGGCCTGGGCCATGGAGTTGTTGGACTTGAGGGTCTGGATCTTGAGGGACACGGCCTGGACATTGGCCCTCATGGTGATGAACTTCTTCACGTAGCGCCGTGTCCGCACCAGGTCCTTCGCCATAATCTTCACCGCATCCTGAAGGCCAGGGGGTAACGTTGAGTACCCACGAGGTCCCCCAAGAGGCCTAGGGATCTCCAGGGTCCCCTCTGTGTCCCTCAGGGCCCACCACGATCCCCACGACCATCTCAACAGTCTCCTGGTCCCCTTGTACCCTCTGTGGTCACCTGGGGACTTCCATGgtccccccccagtccccaccATGTCCCCTGGTCATCTCCATGCACCCACGTCCCAGCTGcatcccctgctcccaccaTGGTCCCCGGTCTCCCCCCAGCATTCAAGTCACCTCCAAGGTCCCCGGGTCACCACTGTGGTCTCCCAGTCACACCACTGTCCCCCAGGTCCCCTCCACGTCCCCCAGTCTCATCATGCTCCCCTGGTGCCCCGTGAGTGTCCCAATCCCCTCCACATCCCCACCGTGGTCCCCTCCAACAGTCCTGGATCCCTCTGCATCCCCTGGTCCCCAGCAAGTGCCCTGgtcccctccgtgtcccctGGTCCCCTCTGCAGTACCCTGATGCCCTtcacatccccatgtcccctctgcGTCCCCTGGGCCACTCTgcatccccctgtccccactgcAGCCTCTTggtcccctccatgtccccatgtcccctctgcGTTCTCCTGTCCCCACCACGTCCCCTGGTCCCCACAGCTGTCCCCTCTGCATCCCTTCGTCCCCAGCAAGTGCCCTGGACTGCTCTGTGTCCCCTCGTCCGCCCTGTGTCGCCTTGTCCCCTCTGTATTCTCCCATCCCCACTACAGTCTCCTAATAACCTCCACATCCCCGCTGTGTTACCCATCGGTGTCCCCTCACCATCTGGCCCTGCTTGGCCATCTTCTTGATGTCCACGATGATCTTCTTCTCCTGCGCCTCCAGCTTCTGGCGCTCGCGGTCGAGCTCCCGCATGGCGCGGGCCAGCGCCCGCTGGTTCTGCCGCAGCAGCTCCTCCGGCGTCTTCCGGCGCCCAAAGAGCAGATCCATGGTGGCAGCGGTGCCTGGGGACATGGACGGGGGGACATGGACATCGGGGACACAGATGGAGCACAAATGGCAGGGTACAGTCATGgtggacacagggacatggtaGGACACAAGGACATGGAtatgggggacacagggacatggtggGACATGGATATGGAGGACATGGGGGGCATGGATGGGGTGACATGGACACGGGGGATGTAGACATTATGGGGACACAGACGGGGGGGACATGAGCACATGGGGCACATGGAcgtggaggggacatggggaacACAAGGCGTGGAGGGGGGACACGAAGATGGGTGAGTGGATGTGGTggggacacggacacggggGATGTAAATATTGGGGAACACGGACATTGGGGACGTGGTCACGGGAGAGGGGGACATGAGGGACACAGAAAGCCAAAGACACGGGGACCACGAACATggcggggacatggggggacacagacacaaggggacacaggggtggggggacacgggaggggCACAGAGACatggggggatgggggacaggggggcaCATCGTGACGCCGTGCAGGGTCTGCCCAGGGCACCCTACTGACACCCCGGGGCATTCATTACCCCGGAGGAGCATTAATTACCCCCAGACCCCGCCCCTTCGCCATGGCAACAGGAAGCTCAGCCAATCGCAGGGCGAGGAGgacacacccacacccccccacaccccccaatGCTTCGCCTCCTCCCGGAGCgtccccccgggtccccccgccgcccccccgggccctgTGCACGGCCCGGGCCGCTCCCGCCCCCGAGGACCCGTCGGCGCCGATGGCGGCCCCTCCGCGGtgacccctgcaccccccgcaGGCCCGGG
It contains:
- the CHMP2A gene encoding charged multivesicular body protein 2a isoform X1: MSPGTAATMDLLFGRRKTPEELLRQNQRALARAMRELDRERQKLEAQEKKIIVDIKKMAKQGQMDAVKIMAKDLVRTRRYVKKFITMRANVQAVSLKIQTLKSNNSMAQAMKGVTKAMATMNRQLKLPQIQKIMMEFEKQAEIMDMKEELMNDAIDDAMGDEDDEEESDAVVSQVLDELGLNLTDELATLPPPGGSLAAGEGRAPEAAAALADADADLEERLKNLRRD
- the CHMP2A gene encoding charged multivesicular body protein 2a isoform X2, whose product is MDLLFGRRKTPEELLRQNQRALARAMRELDRERQKLEAQEKKIIVDIKKMAKQGQMDAVKIMAKDLVRTRRYVKKFITMRANVQAVSLKIQTLKSNNSMAQAMKGVTKAMATMNRQLKLPQIQKIMMEFEKQAEIMDMKEELMNDAIDDAMGDEDDEEESDAVVSQVLDELGLNLTDELATLPPPGGSLAAGEGRAPEAAAALADADADLEERLKNLRRD